One Alphaproteobacteria bacterium genomic region harbors:
- a CDS encoding low affinity iron permease family protein, translated as MKITQPFAKFSHYISTLSGRPSAAILASTMVLLWLITGPYYGYSDTWQLVMNTTSSIVTFIMVFLIQNTQNRDSNALQIKLDELIRAHEGAHNALLDLEELTQEQLDAIKEKYEHLAKVARADLKHGLSDTETSAV; from the coding sequence ATGAAGATCACCCAACCCTTTGCTAAATTTTCCCACTATATATCTACATTATCAGGCCGTCCGTCTGCTGCTATTCTTGCATCCACTATGGTGCTCTTGTGGCTGATTACAGGCCCCTATTACGGTTACTCGGATACTTGGCAACTGGTCATGAATACAACCTCATCAATCGTCACCTTTATTATGGTCTTTCTTATCCAGAACACCCAAAACCGAGATAGTAATGCGCTTCAAATTAAGCTTGATGAGCTCATTCGAGCCCATGAAGGCGCTCACAATGCCTTATTAGATCTTGAGGAACTGACGCAAGAGCAACTCGATGCTATCAAGGAAAAATACGAACATCTCGCAAAAGTAGCCAGAGCTGACCTTAAACATGGCCTATCTGACACTGAAACATCCGCGGTTTAG
- the plsY gene encoding glycerol-3-phosphate 1-O-acyltransferase PlsY, protein MQYGLILVAYLSGSVPYGLIFTKIFGGVDVRKIGSGNIGTTNVLRTGQKGLAATTLFFDFFKGFLPVWGASYLGIEGILLLSIAFAAVIGHVFPIWLKYQGGKGVATALGVFWALSLPLGVFSTFMWIVITRFVKISSLSSLCMFALAPLFAALVVSPPMAVFCLAIALLIFWTHRSNIERLINGKEKGIGEN, encoded by the coding sequence ATGCAATATGGACTTATTCTGGTTGCTTATCTCTCAGGCTCCGTGCCCTACGGTCTGATTTTCACAAAAATCTTTGGTGGGGTCGATGTGCGTAAAATAGGATCTGGCAACATTGGAACCACAAACGTCCTTCGAACCGGCCAAAAGGGTCTAGCTGCAACGACTTTATTCTTTGATTTCTTCAAGGGATTTCTACCTGTGTGGGGGGCCAGCTATCTGGGAATCGAAGGCATCCTTCTCTTAAGCATCGCTTTTGCTGCTGTCATTGGCCATGTCTTTCCCATTTGGCTGAAATACCAAGGTGGAAAAGGCGTTGCCACCGCTCTTGGTGTATTTTGGGCCCTTTCTCTGCCATTGGGAGTATTTTCAACGTTTATGTGGATCGTCATCACCCGATTCGTCAAAATTTCTTCCCTATCCTCTTTGTGTATGTTTGCTCTTGCCCCCTTATTCGCAGCCCTTGTTGTATCCCCACCCATGGCTGTCTTTTGTTTGGCGATTGCCCTTCTCATTTTCTGGACCCATCGGTCCAACATCGAGCGATTAATAAATGGTAAAGAAAAGGGAATAGGCGAGAATTAA